Proteins encoded together in one Salinibacter grassmerensis window:
- a CDS encoding DUF4293 domain-containing protein, whose protein sequence is MIQRIQTVYLLLGVLALAAMGLFEVPWSDPAAQRYAWFVPSVIGLLVGTAGTALGAIFLYERRKTQRTVVYGLQLLTLALAGVLYGGLYTTGTLTFTDPTGILWSRTIVLLLPIIAYALFRLARRGIENDIELVESMDRIR, encoded by the coding sequence AGACCGTCTACCTGCTTCTTGGCGTCCTCGCACTGGCGGCCATGGGCCTGTTCGAGGTGCCCTGGAGCGACCCCGCTGCACAGCGGTACGCCTGGTTTGTCCCGTCGGTCATCGGGCTGCTCGTGGGCACCGCCGGAACTGCGCTGGGGGCCATTTTCCTCTATGAGCGGCGAAAGACGCAGCGAACGGTCGTGTATGGGCTACAGTTGCTCACCCTCGCGCTTGCAGGGGTGCTGTACGGCGGGCTGTACACGACCGGCACCCTCACGTTCACCGATCCGACGGGCATTTTGTGGAGCCGCACGATCGTGCTGCTTCTTCCCATCATCGCGTATGCCCTGTTCCGGCTGGCGCGCCGGGGGATCGAGAACGACATTGAATTGGTGGAGTCGATGGACCGGATCCGGTAG